A stretch of Aureispira sp. CCB-E DNA encodes these proteins:
- a CDS encoding MbnP family protein: protein MKNIILFLCATLALQTSYAQKDVYFKINHLLGSSNFAFNQTTPNNVGSDFQVTRLQYYISNITLYHDGTQTAVNNTFILVNANTSTNQLLGNFNINNLDSVSFGIGVGNAENHLDPTTYPANHPLAPQSPSMHWGWTAGYRFVAFEGVSGSSMSDVFQMHGLGDSNYKVKTIVTNGYINNNDLEVIIDADYAKALHSIDVSSGVVSHGETGAARTVLNNFNTLVFSDGSMSVPVVKLASSTISIYPNPVRVGQTLTIDADESLDTSVEIYDMTGKVYSNIIASPDKKNIQFLDAGWYILNLKKEGQVITSQKISVTHE from the coding sequence ATGAAAAATATAATTTTATTCCTCTGTGCTACCTTAGCATTACAGACATCCTATGCTCAAAAAGACGTCTACTTCAAAATTAATCATCTCCTTGGAAGCAGCAATTTTGCTTTTAACCAGACAACACCCAATAATGTTGGTAGTGATTTTCAAGTAACTCGTTTACAGTACTACATTAGCAATATTACGCTTTACCATGATGGTACTCAAACAGCTGTCAACAATACCTTTATTTTGGTTAATGCCAATACCTCTACTAATCAATTACTAGGTAATTTTAATATTAACAACTTAGATAGTGTTTCTTTTGGCATTGGGGTAGGTAATGCAGAAAATCATTTAGACCCAACGACTTATCCTGCCAATCATCCTCTAGCGCCACAATCACCTTCTATGCATTGGGGGTGGACAGCTGGCTATCGTTTCGTTGCATTCGAGGGCGTTTCAGGTTCCTCTATGTCTGATGTTTTTCAAATGCACGGCTTAGGCGACAGCAACTACAAAGTTAAAACGATTGTGACCAATGGTTATATCAATAATAATGATTTAGAAGTAATTATTGATGCAGATTATGCCAAAGCATTGCACTCTATAGATGTCAGTTCGGGAGTTGTTAGTCATGGAGAAACAGGTGCTGCTAGGACTGTTCTCAACAATTTTAACACCCTAGTATTTTCGGATGGCTCTATGTCTGTGCCTGTTGTCAAGTTGGCTTCTAGCACGATTTCTATATATCCCAATCCCGTAAGAGTAGGGCAAACATTAACGATTGATGCCGATGAATCGTTGGATACTAGTGTTGAGATTTATGATATGACGGGCAAAGTATATTCCAATATTATTGCCTCTCCTGACAAGAAGAACATCCAATTTTTAGATGCTGGTTGGTATATTTTGAACCTAAAAAAAGAAGGACAAGTTATTACTTCACAAAAAATATCCGTGACTCATGAATAA
- a CDS encoding HYC_CC_PP family protein, with product MFLKLIHILNIWTVLFSTIGIATYSHYCQDELKAIAFFVNTIQPCCKKQKAKEQNAFPKVLAKTCCSNSKNLYLSCFDQALLQQQNSFKKKPCCLDEQSLAKSDLNAVSSELDLETTAQYLHQLPFYAPIFPKQHTILGFSSFAQHPIAYFFPPPDVPLYILHQSFLC from the coding sequence ATGTTCTTAAAGTTAATTCATATTCTCAATATTTGGACGGTTCTATTCTCTACCATAGGGATTGCAACCTATAGTCATTATTGTCAAGATGAATTAAAAGCCATTGCTTTTTTTGTTAATACCATACAACCTTGTTGTAAAAAACAAAAAGCAAAAGAACAAAATGCATTCCCAAAGGTACTAGCTAAAACTTGTTGCTCAAACTCCAAAAACTTATACCTAAGTTGCTTTGATCAAGCTCTCTTGCAGCAACAAAACTCTTTTAAGAAGAAGCCTTGCTGTTTAGATGAACAGTCATTGGCAAAATCTGACTTAAACGCTGTTTCTTCAGAATTAGATTTAGAAACAACCGCCCAATACCTTCATCAACTCCCTTTTTATGCACCTATATTTCCAAAGCAACATACTATACTAGGGTTTAGCTCATTTGCTCAGCATCCTATTGCTTATTTTTTCCCTCCGCCAGATGTTCCTTTATACATTTTGCATCAATCATTTTTATGTTAG
- a CDS encoding DNA/RNA non-specific endonuclease — translation MLKHINWFAVLFLLGNYPMLAQVKTADLIANLEKEALNLEARQAALADDLEILRLKKIKEDIRSVGLPEVPETVKNEVVEHGAMILGYNETHEQANWVAHIIIPAVNKGNLSRTNDFRRDSLVSTGSAVKADYWYSGYDRGHLAPSADFRWSSRAISESYVYSNMAPQRPELNREGWADLESFIRKHVWVKNEQLYVITGPVFDNEMETITQGPNVVSIPKRFYKVVLDVTGEEKKAIAFVMPNELCTQPLVSYAVSVDEVEKITGLDFFPNLDETLESELEANFDYAKWEELKEGEIPTQEPLKLSERPKNTLNSVEADLFMNKKACVCGMVVSTRKTNGGSVFFNFDAKFPNHTFSGSVWASNIKNFSYDPEIEFLGKKICITGKITDYKGKPTMTVENEKKVTFLDDKGKALPR, via the coding sequence ATGTTAAAGCATATTAATTGGTTTGCTGTTCTTTTTTTATTGGGAAATTACCCTATGTTAGCTCAAGTAAAAACAGCAGATTTAATTGCCAATTTAGAAAAAGAAGCACTTAATTTAGAAGCACGTCAAGCAGCATTGGCAGATGATTTGGAAATTTTGCGCTTAAAAAAAATTAAAGAAGATATTCGTTCTGTTGGGCTTCCTGAAGTGCCTGAAACTGTGAAAAATGAAGTGGTAGAACATGGTGCTATGATATTAGGTTATAACGAAACCCATGAACAAGCCAATTGGGTAGCTCATATTATTATACCAGCTGTTAACAAAGGTAATTTGTCTAGAACCAACGACTTTCGGCGAGATTCTTTGGTCTCTACTGGATCCGCTGTCAAAGCAGATTATTGGTATAGTGGTTATGATAGAGGGCATCTAGCTCCATCGGCAGATTTTAGATGGTCGAGTAGAGCAATTAGTGAATCATATGTTTATTCGAATATGGCTCCACAACGTCCAGAGTTAAATCGAGAGGGGTGGGCAGATTTAGAAAGTTTTATTCGAAAGCATGTATGGGTTAAAAATGAACAACTCTATGTAATTACAGGACCTGTTTTTGATAACGAAATGGAAACGATCACGCAAGGACCTAATGTTGTATCTATTCCCAAGCGATTTTATAAAGTGGTTTTAGATGTAACTGGCGAAGAGAAAAAGGCAATTGCTTTTGTAATGCCCAACGAACTGTGTACACAACCTTTGGTCTCTTACGCTGTTTCTGTTGACGAAGTAGAAAAAATAACAGGCTTGGACTTTTTTCCCAATTTGGATGAGACATTGGAAAGCGAGTTAGAAGCTAATTTTGATTATGCGAAATGGGAAGAACTCAAAGAGGGCGAAATTCCTACACAAGAACCTTTGAAATTAAGCGAACGACCTAAAAATACCTTGAACTCTGTTGAAGCAGATTTGTTTATGAATAAAAAAGCATGTGTTTGTGGCATGGTTGTTTCGACACGCAAAACGAATGGAGGTTCGGTTTTCTTTAACTTTGATGCCAAATTCCCTAATCACACTTTTTCTGGCTCGGTTTGGGCTAGTAATATTAAGAATTTTAGCTATGACCCTGAAATTGAATTTTTAGGAAAAAAAATATGCATTACAGGAAAAATAACAGATTATAAGGGAAAGCCAACGATGACAGTTGAAAATGAAAAAAAAGTTACTTTTTTAGATGATAAAGGAAAAGCTTTACCCCGATAA
- a CDS encoding 6-phosphogluconolactonase, translating to MTKNKSFEFTPFPHSQKISNTSDLEVPETLYFRTKEEFDRAVGQDFIEYANKIIGQGQKFLVGLAHGQSPAGAYEYILEHYHEISNPSLIRFTFTNSRLKRQRGLEGVMDARAFLTKMLRKGLITKDQILGRSLNRDDIDQYAEGFNNRLKNYLKENNKVGFDYVFLSFDPTGKVAAVSRNSEAFASDELVIIVDDVGEKEITGTPSFLAKSKRIAFLATKSDKRRPLAWLYYRWGKANESPSFLRHIDKVQDRMTVFIDDQALTWPQIEIVRQTPYGPSTIRLDFAKPYDEHATEKLPVVLLIHGFLGLNSFDGILAELPTHQCIGAAMHYGSIPHDLPPKLYSNHVVKNINEVVTYFGERGHSVYIFDHSMGNTYFMLMDRDYKSLSGIQKYLCGRIGANPFFCEHAKHAFIGFLDNVLLPAVSFRKNTGWKTMLMTLRRLVPLDTRKGVRKRGIRLTDWLIRKDSVTRERIWQAVKERILYIMTNLDSVPHLDRIPIERALSRLPAKVFAIQVHAALLESKSHDKQTSMENMAKYNVPVLILKSEKDAIAKFSPKLHQTPNVTVVDVTDEKETDLFREHLYHMVNPEKATHIIVDFVERVEEQRKKSSY from the coding sequence ATGACGAAAAATAAATCTTTTGAGTTTACCCCATTTCCTCATTCCCAAAAGATTAGCAACACTTCCGATCTTGAAGTTCCAGAAACACTTTATTTCAGAACTAAAGAAGAGTTTGATCGAGCTGTAGGGCAGGACTTTATTGAGTATGCCAATAAAATAATAGGGCAGGGACAAAAATTTCTGGTTGGACTGGCACATGGGCAATCTCCCGCTGGTGCTTACGAGTATATTTTGGAACATTACCATGAAATAAGCAATCCTTCGCTTATTCGTTTTACATTCACCAATTCTAGATTAAAACGTCAACGAGGTTTAGAAGGTGTTATGGATGCACGGGCATTTTTGACTAAAATGCTTCGTAAAGGGCTTATAACCAAAGATCAAATCTTAGGAAGAAGTCTAAATAGAGACGATATAGATCAATATGCAGAAGGGTTTAATAATCGTCTCAAGAACTATTTAAAAGAAAATAACAAGGTCGGATTTGATTATGTTTTTCTGAGTTTTGACCCAACAGGAAAAGTGGCCGCTGTTTCTAGAAACTCTGAGGCTTTTGCATCTGATGAACTTGTGATTATTGTTGATGACGTAGGAGAGAAGGAAATAACAGGGACTCCTAGTTTTTTGGCAAAATCAAAGCGCATTGCATTTTTGGCTACCAAGTCAGACAAGCGCCGTCCATTGGCATGGTTGTATTATCGTTGGGGAAAAGCCAATGAAAGTCCGAGTTTTTTACGTCACATAGACAAGGTCCAAGATCGAATGACGGTATTTATAGACGATCAGGCATTGACTTGGCCTCAGATAGAGATTGTGCGCCAAACGCCTTATGGTCCTAGTACCATTCGTTTAGACTTTGCCAAGCCTTATGATGAGCATGCGACAGAAAAATTGCCTGTTGTTTTACTAATTCATGGATTTTTGGGCTTGAATTCCTTTGATGGAATTTTGGCAGAATTGCCAACACATCAGTGTATTGGAGCAGCGATGCACTATGGTTCTATTCCTCATGATCTCCCCCCGAAGCTGTATTCAAATCACGTGGTTAAGAACATCAATGAGGTTGTGACTTATTTTGGAGAGCGAGGGCATTCTGTATACATCTTCGATCACTCTATGGGGAATACCTATTTTATGCTAATGGATCGAGATTACAAAAGCCTATCTGGAATCCAAAAATACTTGTGTGGTAGAATTGGAGCAAACCCGTTTTTCTGCGAACACGCCAAACATGCCTTTATAGGTTTCCTAGATAATGTTTTATTGCCTGCTGTTAGTTTTAGAAAAAATACAGGGTGGAAAACAATGTTGATGACCTTGCGTCGCTTGGTTCCTTTGGATACGCGCAAAGGGGTGCGAAAAAGAGGCATCCGATTGACTGATTGGCTGATTCGAAAAGATTCGGTCACACGAGAGCGAATTTGGCAAGCCGTAAAAGAGCGGATTTTATATATTATGACCAATCTAGATTCTGTTCCTCACTTGGATAGAATACCAATTGAGCGAGCGTTGAGTCGTTTGCCTGCCAAAGTGTTTGCCATACAAGTCCATGCGGCTTTGTTAGAATCTAAATCACACGATAAGCAAACATCAATGGAAAATATGGCCAAATACAATGTGCCTGTTTTAATTCTTAAAAGTGAGAAGGATGCTATCGCCAAATTTTCGCCTAAATTACACCAAACACCTAATGTAACGGTCGTTGATGTAACGGACGAAAAAGAAACGGATTTGTTTAGAGAACACCTTTACCACATGGTCAACCCAGAAAAAGCAACTCATATTATAGTGGATTTTGTAGAACGGGTGGAGGAACAGCGTAAGAAGTCTTCTTATTAA
- a CDS encoding acyl-CoA dehydrogenase family protein produces MQNLTVDSTTFKRAAKTDRYAGHDYYDLDGLLTEEQKIAQMATREWVKKEVSPIIEDAYERAIYPRHLLKGLGELGALGPSLPEKYGCAGADEVTYGLMMMELERGDSGIRSAASVQGSLVMYPIYKYGSEEHREKYLPKLASGEMIGCFGLTEPNSGSDPGSMTTNIKKDGDYYILNGAKMWITNSPIADIAVVWAKDEEGVIRGLIVEMDTPGCSAPKIEGKLSLRASVTGELVFEDARIHKSQLLPNIKGLRGPLSCLTKARYGIAWGAIGAGLDCYDSALRYSLEREQFGKPIAGFQLTQKKLAEMITEITKAQLLAWRLGTLFDAGKVTPAQVSMAKRNNVHMALEIAREARQIHGGMGITNEYPCMRHMMNLETVLTYEGTHDIHLLITGMDVTGLNAFK; encoded by the coding sequence ATGCAAAATCTAACTGTTGATAGCACAACATTCAAAAGAGCAGCAAAAACAGATCGTTATGCTGGTCATGATTATTATGATTTAGATGGTTTACTAACAGAAGAGCAAAAAATTGCTCAAATGGCTACTCGTGAATGGGTAAAAAAAGAAGTTAGTCCAATTATAGAAGATGCTTACGAGCGTGCCATTTATCCTAGACACTTGCTCAAAGGTCTTGGCGAGTTGGGTGCTTTGGGCCCAAGTCTACCTGAAAAATATGGCTGTGCAGGTGCTGATGAGGTAACATACGGCTTGATGATGATGGAATTGGAACGTGGTGATTCTGGAATTCGTTCTGCGGCTTCTGTTCAAGGTTCTTTGGTCATGTATCCAATCTACAAATATGGTAGCGAGGAACATCGTGAAAAATACTTACCCAAATTAGCTAGTGGTGAAATGATTGGTTGTTTTGGTTTGACTGAGCCTAACTCTGGTTCAGATCCAGGATCAATGACCACAAACATCAAAAAAGATGGTGATTACTATATCTTGAATGGTGCAAAAATGTGGATCACCAACTCTCCTATCGCTGACATTGCGGTTGTATGGGCAAAAGATGAAGAAGGTGTCATTCGTGGTTTAATTGTTGAAATGGATACACCGGGCTGCTCTGCTCCTAAGATTGAAGGCAAATTATCCTTGCGTGCGTCTGTCACTGGTGAATTGGTTTTTGAAGATGCTCGTATTCACAAATCTCAATTATTACCAAACATCAAAGGTTTAAGAGGTCCATTATCTTGCTTAACCAAAGCACGTTATGGAATTGCTTGGGGAGCAATTGGTGCTGGTTTGGATTGTTACGATTCTGCTCTGCGTTACTCTTTAGAGCGTGAGCAATTTGGTAAACCAATCGCTGGTTTCCAATTGACACAAAAGAAATTGGCTGAAATGATCACTGAAATCACAAAAGCTCAATTGTTAGCTTGGAGATTAGGAACCTTGTTTGATGCTGGAAAAGTAACTCCTGCTCAAGTATCTATGGCCAAACGTAACAATGTTCACATGGCATTAGAAATTGCCCGTGAAGCACGTCAGATCCACGGTGGTATGGGGATTACAAACGAATACCCTTGTATGCGTCACATGATGAATCTGGAAACAGTATTGACTTACGAAGGTACTCATGATATTCACTTGTTAATTACAGGAATGGATGTGACTGGGCTTAATGCTTTTAAATAA
- a CDS encoding DUF1853 family protein yields MHTIPIHQRLIQQYQGFLQGQDVRTSHQRQNFSIFETSAPSIPTTSILQHWEQAISPNLVLGKRVEHFMSYYLQNDTPYRILAQNIQVFDNKITLGEIDFLIQHRHSRQVIHLEQVYKFYLYVPKASLYHNDPWIGPNYKDSLQQKMDKLSQKQFPLLQHPKTQDLLHELGINSSTIEQHLSFKAALFVPYYAPFCEDHSINKACIQGYWMRLDEFETNKFFQDQQFFLPQKQDWGSAPIHHTNWKSYSIILEQIKISLANKRAPMCWVKQKGGSYSKLFIVWW; encoded by the coding sequence GTGCACACTATTCCCATACATCAACGCTTAATACAGCAATACCAAGGCTTCTTGCAGGGACAAGATGTTAGAACATCCCATCAACGTCAAAACTTTTCTATTTTTGAAACCAGTGCTCCATCCATTCCGACAACATCCATCTTACAACATTGGGAGCAGGCCATTTCTCCCAACTTAGTACTGGGCAAACGAGTAGAACATTTTATGAGCTATTATTTACAAAATGATACCCCTTACAGAATTTTAGCTCAAAATATTCAAGTTTTTGATAACAAAATCACCCTTGGAGAAATAGACTTTTTGATACAACACCGCCACAGTAGACAAGTAATTCATTTGGAACAAGTTTATAAATTTTACTTGTATGTCCCTAAAGCAAGTTTATACCACAACGATCCTTGGATTGGTCCCAATTACAAAGATAGTTTGCAACAAAAAATGGATAAGCTTTCCCAAAAGCAGTTTCCATTATTACAACACCCCAAAACCCAAGATTTGCTCCACGAGTTAGGCATCAATTCTTCTACCATAGAACAACATCTAAGTTTTAAAGCTGCCCTTTTTGTACCCTATTATGCTCCTTTTTGTGAAGACCACTCTATCAACAAAGCCTGCATACAAGGTTATTGGATGCGTTTAGATGAATTTGAGACCAACAAGTTTTTTCAAGATCAACAATTTTTTCTACCCCAAAAACAAGATTGGGGCAGCGCTCCTATACATCATACAAATTGGAAGTCTTATTCTATCATTCTGGAACAAATTAAAATTAGTCTCGCCAATAAAAGGGCTCCTATGTGCTGGGTAAAACAAAAAGGAGGCAGCTACTCAAAACTCTTTATTGTTTGGTGGTAA
- a CDS encoding DUF4139 domain-containing protein, with amino-acid sequence MQKLSILTLFLCIHFGVWGQEKTTSTKSTIESVTVYKNNARILRKAKANIPAGSSELILEQLSQKILINSIQVKISNSNVALVSAVPRINYLKQTEASERFQTINDSLELIARAIKTLTLDEGVVRVAKKTLLENNPLGSGYKEGFTVKEVKEVMEFKRKELAALEKELLALDYQKKALQEQEQILRQQQNALYGARSKPSGEIVLKLQSTSNVATDIEVVYVVTDAGWRPLYDLKSEGVGKPLELVYKAHVFQQTGFDWQQVKLTLSSSDPSLSHDRPILNPMQLNLLATTNVTTKKKKGNTYIQYQGSGNVVLESQIQKRDIDFIRHNPQRSISSVVVTTATVNALDEGEAINSNGSRSSSNDVYVDGVRVIGNVSIPESEIITTEAFTDLLANENHTMDFNLELLQDIPSDGEQHIVEVKRHEMEVDYEYHIVPKLDKGAFLLAKITNYGQYNLLSGKANIFFEGVYLGQSYLNSKVTTDTLLLSLGRDEKISVRREKLKSVQKEQGNFVKEHLGFEISVRNNKNETIKVTVLDQVPVSKNKELEIKLLESTSAIFYEPYGSLRWRRDVQKNETLKLKFEYEVKYPKDRGVTKTN; translated from the coding sequence ATGCAAAAACTAAGCATACTAACGCTCTTTTTATGTATTCATTTTGGGGTATGGGGACAAGAAAAAACAACGTCTACCAAATCCACAATTGAATCCGTTACTGTTTACAAAAATAATGCTCGAATTCTTCGGAAAGCAAAGGCAAATATTCCCGCAGGGAGTAGTGAATTAATTTTAGAACAGCTGAGCCAAAAGATACTGATTAATAGCATTCAAGTTAAAATAAGTAACAGCAATGTGGCTTTAGTTTCTGCTGTGCCGAGGATTAATTACTTGAAACAAACAGAAGCCTCAGAGCGCTTTCAAACAATTAACGATTCTTTAGAATTAATTGCTCGTGCAATTAAAACCTTGACCTTAGATGAAGGTGTTGTTCGAGTGGCTAAGAAAACTTTATTGGAGAACAATCCTTTGGGCTCAGGTTACAAAGAGGGCTTTACGGTGAAAGAAGTCAAGGAAGTCATGGAATTTAAACGCAAAGAGTTGGCAGCGCTAGAGAAAGAGTTATTGGCATTGGATTATCAAAAAAAGGCTTTGCAAGAGCAAGAGCAAATACTTCGTCAACAACAAAACGCCTTGTATGGTGCTAGAAGCAAACCTTCTGGAGAAATTGTTTTAAAGTTACAGTCGACATCTAATGTAGCAACGGATATTGAAGTAGTTTATGTCGTAACAGATGCGGGATGGCGTCCTTTGTATGATCTGAAATCAGAAGGAGTTGGCAAGCCTCTGGAGTTGGTGTATAAGGCACATGTTTTTCAGCAAACGGGTTTTGATTGGCAACAGGTAAAGCTAACACTTTCTTCTAGTGATCCTTCTTTGAGCCACGATCGCCCTATTTTGAACCCTATGCAATTAAATTTATTGGCGACAACAAATGTTACTACCAAAAAGAAAAAAGGGAATACATATATTCAGTACCAAGGTTCTGGAAACGTGGTGTTAGAGTCTCAAATTCAAAAGAGAGATATAGATTTTATTAGACATAATCCTCAACGCTCTATTTCTAGTGTTGTAGTTACAACAGCCACTGTTAATGCATTGGATGAGGGCGAAGCAATTAACTCCAACGGTTCTCGGTCGTCCAGTAACGATGTTTATGTAGATGGAGTACGTGTCATTGGTAACGTTAGTATTCCTGAATCTGAAATTATAACTACCGAAGCTTTTACCGACCTCTTAGCGAATGAGAATCATACGATGGACTTTAACTTAGAATTGTTACAGGATATTCCAAGTGATGGAGAACAGCATATTGTAGAAGTTAAACGTCATGAAATGGAAGTGGACTATGAGTATCACATTGTTCCTAAATTGGATAAAGGGGCTTTTTTGTTGGCTAAAATAACAAATTATGGACAGTATAATCTGTTGAGTGGTAAGGCGAATATCTTTTTTGAAGGTGTTTATCTGGGGCAATCGTATCTGAATTCTAAAGTAACAACCGATACTTTGTTGTTATCGTTGGGGAGAGATGAAAAAATTAGTGTGCGTAGAGAAAAACTTAAAAGTGTCCAGAAAGAACAAGGGAACTTTGTAAAGGAACATCTTGGGTTTGAGATTAGTGTTCGAAACAACAAAAACGAAACGATTAAGGTGACGGTATTGGATCAAGTACCTGTTTCTAAGAATAAGGAATTAGAAATAAAACTACTGGAAAGTACGAGTGCTATTTTTTATGAACCTTATGGCTCTTTGAGATGGAGAAGGGATGTTCAAAAAAACGAGACCCTAAAATTAAAGTTTGAATACGAGGTTAAATATCCTAAAGATAGAGGTGTGACAAAAACAAATTAA
- the coaD gene encoding pantetheine-phosphate adenylyltransferase: MRTAVFAGSFDPITKGHINIVKRALPMFDKIIVAMGINSAKKYFFDTEQRIAFLEAAFEDEPKVEVDTYEQLTAFYCQEKGANFLLRGLRNSTDFNYENTIANLNATIGENLETVFLIAAAEYSCYSSTVVREIIKGGGDASIFLPKQVLALM; this comes from the coding sequence ATGAGAACAGCTGTTTTTGCAGGGTCGTTTGATCCAATTACCAAAGGTCATATCAATATTGTTAAGCGAGCACTACCGATGTTTGATAAGATTATTGTTGCTATGGGAATCAATTCCGCTAAAAAATATTTTTTTGATACGGAACAAAGAATTGCTTTTTTGGAAGCAGCTTTTGAAGATGAACCTAAGGTAGAGGTAGATACCTACGAGCAGTTAACCGCATTTTATTGTCAAGAGAAAGGAGCTAATTTTTTGCTGAGAGGCTTGCGTAACTCGACGGATTTTAATTATGAAAATACGATTGCTAATTTGAACGCAACCATTGGCGAAAACTTAGAAACGGTTTTTCTGATAGCAGCAGCGGAATATTCTTGTTATAGTTCAACGGTAGTGCGGGAGATTATCAAAGGAGGGGGAGATGCCAGTATTTTCTTGCCAAAGCAAGTGCTTGCTTTGATGTAA